Proteins found in one Aethina tumida isolate Nest 87 chromosome 1, icAetTumi1.1, whole genome shotgun sequence genomic segment:
- the LOC109604882 gene encoding uncharacterized protein LOC109604882, translating to MSLWILLFVAVCGALPTPPNPTMIGTRNMQLVYAHAIPSDESMVPAETFWGGYNGYGGGRTGWKSDAVPAYASVGPMLGAIGTVGAVGAVGGVAPVGAVYPNGEGLFGGSFGWKDSNGGRVEHSGWRGDSAGAWSSPTTYNSPGPGWRN from the exons ATGTCTTTG TGGATATTATTGTTCGTGGCGGTGTGCGGTGCCCTCCCGACGCCACCGAACCCGACGATGATCGGCACCCGAAACATGCAGCTGGTGTACGCCCACGCGATCCCGTCCGATGAATCCATGGTCCCGGCGGAAACGTTCTGGGGCGGCTACAACGGATACGGCGGCGGTCGTACCGGATGGAAGAGCGACGCGGTGCCGGCTTACGCCTCCGTGGGTCCGATGCTGGGCGCCATCGGAACGGTTGGAGCTGTGGGTGCCGTCGGTGGAGTCGCGCCCGTCGGGGCGGTTTACCCCAACGGTGAGGGCTTGTTCGGCGGCAGTTTCGGATGGAAGGACAGTAACGGAGGACGGGTGGAGCACAGCGGATGGAGGGGCGATTCGGCGGGCGCTTGGAGCTCGCCCACCACCTACAACAGTCCCGGACCTGGTTGGAGGAATtag
- the LOC109604410 gene encoding uncharacterized protein LOC109604410, whose product MESSSEEETHLIVISVYTRVRLTQTANFLIVKKSEEYSDLFIEPYGKEVNPEVSDYMEIENELIPILEILEEKYPRYVEVRTLPFDDDWEKVCFITDLWLNNILDTEADEGFR is encoded by the exons ATGGAGTCGAGTTCCGAAGAAGAAACCCACTT aattgttaTAAGCGTCTACACCAGAGTGCGACTGACCCAAACGGCTAATTTTCTGATCGTCAAGAAAAGCGAAGAATACTCAGATCTATTCATTGAACCATACGGCAAAGAAGTAAACCCAGAAGTGTCAGACTACATGGAAATTGAAAACGAGTTGATTCCCATTCTGGAAATATTAGAGGAGAAATATCCAAGGTACGTCGAGGTTCGCACCCTGCCTTTCGACGACGACTGGGAAAAGGTCTGTTTCATTACTGATCTGTGgctcaataatatattagacACCGAAGCCGACGAGGGATTTCGATAA
- the LOC126266538 gene encoding uncharacterized protein LOC126266538 — protein sequence MYLLKEIFLLCLLVALAVAFPTNPLVEELDNDVESGAKSSGPPLERIRRHWGGSQNNWGGSQNNWGGWGGLPNNWGGWGGNSGGYLGFSGWGGFGNGNRFGQGYGSAYGGWW from the exons ATGTATTTGCTAAAG gAGATCTTTTTGTTGTGCCTTTTGGTGGCCCTGGCAGTCGCATTTCCAACCAATCCGCTCGTCGAGGAACTGGATAATGACGTTGAAAGTGGAGCAAAATCGTCCGGTCCACCTCTAGAGAGAATCCGTAGACACTGGGGCGGATCACAGAATAATTGGGGCGGATCACAGAACAATTGGGGCGGATGGGGAGGCTTACCGAACAACTGGGGCGGATGGGGTGGTAACAGCGGTGGATATCTCGGGTTCAGCGGATGGGGAGGTTTCGGCAACGGTAACAGGTTCGGTCAGGGTTACGGCAGTGCATACGGTGGATGGTggtga
- the LOC109604402 gene encoding neuropeptide-like protein 32: protein MLKEIILLCLLVALVAAYPDTSPFENIEDLPEIEIESAGPTLERVRRYAQWGRGWGGYGGGYGGWGRQGGWGGGWGRRGGWGGGWGRRGGWY, encoded by the exons ATGTTGAAG gaaattattCTATTGTGTTTGTTGGTGGCCTTGGTTGCCGCCTATCCTGACACGTCACCCTTCGAAAACATCGAGGATCTTcctgaaattgaaattgaatctGCAGGTCCGACTTTGGAAAGAGTTCGTCGTTATGCCCAATGGGGCCGCGGATGGGGTGGCTATGGAGGCGGTTACGGAGGATGGGGACGTCAAGGTGGTTGGGGAGGAGGATGGGGACGTCGTGGTGGCTGGGGAGGAGGATGGGGACGTCGTGGTGGATggtattaa
- the LOC109604393 gene encoding keratin-associated protein 19-2-like — MLKEITLLCFMMALVVAYPDISNEDGERSDSLKSPGPTLLRVPRYAWGGYGGGYGGGYGGWGHHHRHGYGGYGGYGGYGGYGGYGGYGGYGGYGGYGGGYGGGYGGYGGYGGWY; from the exons ATGTTAAag GAAATCACTCTGTTGTGTTTCATGATGGCCTTGGTCGTCGCCTATCCCGATATTTCAAACGAAGACGGTGAACGTTCTGATAGTTTGAAATCTCCAGGTCCCACCCTATTGAGAGTTCCTCGCTATGCCTGGGGTGGCTATGGAGGCGGCTATGGAGGCGGCTATGGCGGTTGGGGACATCATCATAGACACGGATATGGAGGGTATGGAGGGTATGGAGGATATGGAGGATACGGTGGATATGGAGGATATGGAGGATATGGGGGATATGGGGGATATGGAGGAGGGTATGGCGGAGGGTATGGTGGATATGGAGGATATGGGGGATGGtactaa